The sequence below is a genomic window from Acidaminococcales bacterium.
GAGCCTACGCGCGGCTCTGCGGCAAAATAACGAATGACTCCTATGAGCAAAACGAGCTTGTCCTTATGCCGCGCGGCATAATATTGGCGGAAAAGGCGGAGCGTCTGGACCAAGCGGCGCAAAAACGGGTGGAACTGCATGCCCATACCAAAATGAGCGCCATGGACTCCGTAATGGCTACGGAAAGTTATATAAAACGCGCCGCCCTCTGGGGGCACAAGGCGGCGGCCATAACGGATCACGGCGTGGCGCAGGCTTTTCCCGAAGCGTACGCAGTTGCCAAGAAAAATGGCATAAAGGCCATTTTCGGACTGGAAGGCTATCTTATCGAAAACTGGGAGGAAAAATCAGCCTCCTGGCACATTGTTATTTTAGCGGCAACGCAAAAGGGACTTTTCAATTTGTACAAACTCATTTCCCTGTCACATTTGCAGTATTACTATAAACGGCCGCGTATTCCCCGCAAGGTGCTGGAAGAATACCGCGAAGGGCTTATCCTTGGCTCGGCCTGCGAAGCGGGGGAACTTTATCAGGCGCTGGTCAGCAAACAGCCGGACGACATTGTTCGGCGGATCGCGGAATTTTACGATTATCTTGAAATACAGCCTAACGGCAACAACCGCTTTTTGATCCAAAAAGGCAAGGTGGCGGACGAGGAGGCCTTGTGTCGGCTGAACCGGCGGATCGTAGCGCTGGGCAAAGAATTGGGCAAGCCGGTCGTGGCTACCTGCGACGTGCATTTTCTCGAACCGGAGGACAGTATTTACCGCAGCATTTTGCAATGCGGGCAAGATTACGAAAACGCCTCCGAACAAGCGCCGCTTTTTTTTCGCACAACGGATGAAATGTTGGCGGAGTTTGCGTATTTAGGCGCAAAAGAAGCGCATGAAGTGGTGGTGGAAAATCCGCTGGCCATCGCGGAAAAAATACAGATGCTCAACCCAATCCCGGACGAGCTTTACGCGCCCAAACTGCCCGGGGCGGCCGACGAGGTATTGAGCGTATCTTATAAAAACGCGCGCCGGCTGTACGGGGAAACCTTGCCGGATATCGTGGATGCCCGGCTCAAATTGGAACTTGATTCCATAATCGGCAACGGGTTTTCCGAGTTGTATTTGATTGCCCACAAGCTGGTCGCAAAATCGCTCAAAGACGGTTATCCCGTCTGCTCCCGCGGTTCCGTTGGTTCTTCTTTCGTGGCCGCTATGATGGGCATAACGGAAGTTAACCCTTTGTTGCCGCACTATCGCTGCCCACGCTGTTTTTACAGCGAATTTATCACGGACGGAAGCTATGGCTCGGGCTTTGACCTGCCGGCGCGCAAATGCCCGGCCTGCGCGTCTGACTTGGCCGGAGACGGTCACAACATACCTTTCGCCGTATTTTTAGGTTTTAACGGCGACAAGGTGCCGGATATCGACCTTAATTTTTCCGGCGACTATCAGGCGCAAGCGCATAAATATACCGAAGAGCTTTTCGGCCGCTCCAATGTTTTTCGCGCCGGGACGATCAGCACTATCGCGGAAAAAACGGCGGCAGGCTTCGCCCGCAAATATTACGAAGAACAATCCATGCCTGTCAGAAACGCCCGCATCGAAAGCCTGCTCCACGGCTGCACGGGAGTCAAGCGGACAACCGGCCAGCACCCGGGCGGGATAATGGTCGTGCCGCACGACATGGACGTTCATTTTTTCACGCCGGTACAGCGCCCGGCGGACAAAACCGCTTCCAACGTCATAACAACGCACTTTGATTATCATTCCATCAGCGACCGGTTAGTAAAACTTGACATACTCGGCCACGACGACCCATCCATAATAAAGATGTTGGAGGAGACGACCGGCATAGCGGCAAAGGCTATCCCTTTTGACGATCCGGAAGCGCTTTCGCTCTTTTCTTCAACCGACGCCCTCGGCGTTACGCCGCAAGAACTCGGTACGCCTGTTGGCACTTTTGGCATACCGGAGTTTGGCACGAGATTTGTCAGGCAAATGCTGGAAACCCTCAAGCCAAAATCCTTCAATGAATTGGTGCGCATAAGCGGTTATTCACACGGGGAAATGGTTTGGCTGAAAAACGCCGAGGAATTGATCAAAAACGGCACGGCCAAAACATCCGAAACGATCGCGACGCGCGACGACATAATGAACTTTCTCATGGAAAAAGGCATTGACCCGCTTGTTGCCTTTAAGATCATGGAAGACGTGCGCAAAGGCAACAAAAGCAATCTTGTCGCCGAATATCAACCGCTTTTGCGGGAAAAGCAGGTGCCGGAATGGTATGTGTCTTCCTGCAAAAAGATAAGCTATCTTTTCCCCAAGGCGCACGCCGCCGCTTACGTCATGACCGCCTGCCGCATAGCTTATTGGAAAGCGCACCGTCCCATGGAATTTTACGCCGCTTATTTTAGCGTGCGGGCCGAAGACTTCGACGCGGACACAATTCTTGCCGGACGGCAAGCAATAAAAGACGCAATAAGCCAAATAGAGAAAAAAGGCCAGAACGCCACCGCCAAAGAAAAGAAACTTTTAGTTGTCTTGGAAATTGCCTTTGAAATGTATTTGCGCGGCATAAAATTGCAGCGCGTGAATGTTTACCACTCGCACCCAACGCAATTTTTAATTGCCGGCAAAGATATTTTGCCGCCGCTTACCGCCCTGAGCGGACTTGGCGAAAATTTGGCGATGAAAATAGCCCAAGCCAGAAAAGCCGGCCTTTTCTCTTCCAAAGACGACCTGCGCGCCCGTTCTGGCGTATCAAAGGCGATAATAGACGCACTGTCCGCCCACGGCTGCCTGGACGATATGCCGGAAAGCAATCAGATAAGTTTGTTTTGAAACAGGCGCTTGTCAACAAGGACAAAACCTCGGCGCCGCGGTCAATTGTACGCGGCGCCGAGGTTTTGCGCGAAAGCAACGTCCCGTTTTATATTAAAAATAAGTTCGTCAATATCGGCGAATTTTTTTTCATCGCGTATTCGCGCGACGAAGGACAGTTGCAGGGTTTTCCCATATATATCTTCGGCGAAAT
It includes:
- a CDS encoding PolC-type DNA polymerase III; translated protein: AYARLCGKITNDSYEQNELVLMPRGIILAEKAERLDQAAQKRVELHAHTKMSAMDSVMATESYIKRAALWGHKAAAITDHGVAQAFPEAYAVAKKNGIKAIFGLEGYLIENWEEKSASWHIVILAATQKGLFNLYKLISLSHLQYYYKRPRIPRKVLEEYREGLILGSACEAGELYQALVSKQPDDIVRRIAEFYDYLEIQPNGNNRFLIQKGKVADEEALCRLNRRIVALGKELGKPVVATCDVHFLEPEDSIYRSILQCGQDYENASEQAPLFFRTTDEMLAEFAYLGAKEAHEVVVENPLAIAEKIQMLNPIPDELYAPKLPGAADEVLSVSYKNARRLYGETLPDIVDARLKLELDSIIGNGFSELYLIAHKLVAKSLKDGYPVCSRGSVGSSFVAAMMGITEVNPLLPHYRCPRCFYSEFITDGSYGSGFDLPARKCPACASDLAGDGHNIPFAVFLGFNGDKVPDIDLNFSGDYQAQAHKYTEELFGRSNVFRAGTISTIAEKTAAGFARKYYEEQSMPVRNARIESLLHGCTGVKRTTGQHPGGIMVVPHDMDVHFFTPVQRPADKTASNVITTHFDYHSISDRLVKLDILGHDDPSIIKMLEETTGIAAKAIPFDDPEALSLFSSTDALGVTPQELGTPVGTFGIPEFGTRFVRQMLETLKPKSFNELVRISGYSHGEMVWLKNAEELIKNGTAKTSETIATRDDIMNFLMEKGIDPLVAFKIMEDVRKGNKSNLVAEYQPLLREKQVPEWYVSSCKKISYLFPKAHAAAYVMTACRIAYWKAHRPMEFYAAYFSVRAEDFDADTILAGRQAIKDAISQIEKKGQNATAKEKKLLVVLEIAFEMYLRGIKLQRVNVYHSHPTQFLIAGKDILPPLTALSGLGENLAMKIAQARKAGLFSSKDDLRARSGVSKAIIDALSAHGCLDDMPESNQISLF